In Aegilops tauschii subsp. strangulata cultivar AL8/78 chromosome 3, Aet v6.0, whole genome shotgun sequence, one genomic interval encodes:
- the LOC120976430 gene encoding uncharacterized protein, with protein MHFTVDLYTDRRCPCAVLHRRTSNGRNAKAKMTAKEFEELALNGHNYPTWAMDIKISLASCGIARAIQPPETPLPAGATPLTEQQNYAALFIIRHHIHPDLKYEYLQEESPSTLFLALKTRYEQQKAVVLPEALHDWTHLRLQDFKSIGEYNHAVHKICSKLRFCEKEPTEGEKIEKTLSTMLPSDRILQQQYRARNYTVYSELIHMLFHAEKHDELLAKNGSQRPVGAQPLPEVHLNVANRQKFNGTPRGKQSNFEHKRKRNGNRRSRYPGKGKGTSKPRLDKSKLCNKCGCSTHSTEKCTMPKHLVMLYQQSQGRKAPQGKRFEANFNLHPDSAKGAGSSHDVPPIPSNAVVPYLPEATAEMENTLIEYTANNVFGDFD; from the exons ATGCACTTCACCGTCGACCTCTACACCGACCGTCGCTGCCCGTGCGCCGTCCTCCATCGACGAACCAGCAATGGCCGGAACGCTAAG GCGAAGATGACTGCCAAAGAGTTTGAGGAGCTTGCCCTCAATGGCCACAATTACCCTACATGGGCTATGGACATCAAGATCAGTCTTGCGTCTTGTGGGATAGCGCGTGCAATACAACCCCCGGAGACTCCTCTCCCGGCTGGGGCCACGCCGCTGACAGAACAGCAGAACTATGCTGCCTTATTCATCATTAGGCACCATATTCATCCAGATCTCAAGTATGAGTATTTACAGGAGGAATCTCCTAGTACTCTATTTCTGGCCCTCAAAACGAGGTATGAACAGCAGAAGGCAGTAGTCCTGCCAGAAGCACTCCATGATTGGACTCATCTCCGTCTTCAGGATTTCAAGTCCATCGGTGAGTACAATCATGCTGTTCATAAGATATGTTCCAAACTGCGCTTTTGTGAGAAGGAACCTACTGAGGGGGAGAAGATAGAGAAAACTTTGTCTACTATGCTCCCTTCAGATAGGATCCTCCAACAACAATACCGTGCTCGTAACTACACTGTCTATTCCGAGCTTATTCACATGTTATTTCACGCAGAAAAGCATGATGAGCTACTTGCTAAGAATGGCTCTCAGCGCCCAGTTGGGGCACAACCTTTACCTGAAGTCCATCTGAATGTTGCAAATAGACAAAAGTTTAATGGTACCCCTCGGGGTAAACAATCCAATTTCGAGCATAAGCGAAAGCGCAATGGGAACAGGAGATCTAGATACCCAGGCAAGGGAAAAGGCACTTCAAAACCCAGGCTTGATAAATCTAAGCTTTGCAACAAGTGTGGATGCTCCACGCATTCTACTGAAAAGTGCACAATGCCCAAGCATCTGGTTATGCTGTACCAGCAATCTCAGGGACGCAAAGCACCTCAAGGGAAAAGGTTTGAAGCCAACTTCAACCTTCATCCGGATAGCGCAAAAGGAGCTGGTAGTTCGCACGATGTTCCTCCTATACCGAGCAACGCCGTGGTTCCTTATCTGCCTGAGGCTACTGCTGAAATGGAGAACACGTTGATTGAGTACACCGCAAACAACGTGTTTGGCGACTTCGACTAG